The Halalkalibacter krulwichiae genome has a segment encoding these proteins:
- a CDS encoding CaiB/BaiF CoA transferase family protein, which translates to MNQMKFGPLTGVKILDISTMIAAPFGATLLADLGAEVTKVELPGKGDTLRTVGPWKGTEPLRWPGLARNKKSVTLDIRSDEGKAIFLKLIAKVDVLIENFRPGTLEKWGLGYEELKKVNPKLIMTRCSGYGQTGPYREKAGFGTPCTAFSGHTAIQGYPDRAPVSPSYSLLDYITGVYLAFATVSALYGQEFNKDEEGQVVEMGLYESIFRMLEFLVAEYDQNGKVRERSPGLAGHSSPAGTYETKDGKFVVLVCSTDSTFNRLAEAMDRMDMLEDDRYYTNSERLKNDDEVQGIVSSWIKQFSQKDLQEKLDSYGVPVSPILTIEDIFNDPQYKARENIVEVEHPRLGKIKVPGVVPKFSKTPGAIRHRAPELGEHNEEVLLDLGLTSEEVANLKEKGII; encoded by the coding sequence ATGAATCAAATGAAATTTGGTCCTTTAACTGGTGTTAAAATTTTGGATATTTCTACAATGATTGCAGCTCCGTTTGGGGCAACTTTACTGGCAGATTTAGGTGCGGAGGTGACAAAGGTTGAATTACCTGGCAAGGGGGATACACTTCGCACAGTAGGTCCATGGAAAGGAACTGAACCATTAAGGTGGCCTGGTTTAGCGCGAAACAAAAAATCAGTAACTTTAGATATTCGTTCAGATGAAGGAAAGGCTATATTTTTAAAGTTAATTGCAAAAGTAGATGTATTGATTGAAAACTTCCGACCGGGTACTTTGGAAAAATGGGGTCTTGGGTACGAAGAGTTAAAAAAAGTGAATCCTAAATTAATTATGACAAGATGTTCTGGTTATGGACAAACGGGACCTTATCGTGAAAAAGCGGGTTTCGGGACACCTTGTACCGCTTTTAGTGGACATACTGCTATTCAAGGATATCCAGACCGTGCTCCTGTAAGTCCATCTTACTCCTTACTAGATTATATTACAGGTGTATATCTTGCTTTTGCTACAGTAAGTGCACTATATGGGCAAGAATTTAATAAAGATGAAGAAGGTCAAGTGGTTGAGATGGGTTTATATGAATCGATCTTCCGTATGTTAGAGTTCTTAGTAGCCGAGTACGATCAAAATGGAAAAGTGCGAGAAAGAAGTCCGGGGTTAGCCGGCCACTCAAGTCCAGCAGGCACATATGAAACGAAAGACGGCAAATTTGTTGTACTTGTATGCAGCACAGATTCCACGTTCAATCGCTTAGCTGAAGCTATGGATAGGATGGATATGTTAGAGGATGATCGTTATTACACAAACTCTGAGCGATTAAAGAATGATGATGAAGTTCAAGGAATTGTATCAAGCTGGATTAAACAATTTTCACAGAAAGATTTACAAGAGAAGCTAGACTCATATGGGGTTCCAGTCAGTCCAATTCTTACAATAGAAGACATCTTTAATGATCCACAATACAAAGCACGTGAAAATATTGTCGAAGTGGAACATCCACGTTTAGGGAAAATTAAAGTACCAGGAGTAGTTCCGAAGTTTTCAAAAACACCTGGAGCTATCCGCCATCGGGCACCAGAGCTTGGAGAACATAATGAAGAAGTATTGTTGGATTTAGGCTTAACTTCTGAAGAGGTAGCAAATCTTAAAGAGAAGGGAATCATATAA
- a CDS encoding FadR/GntR family transcriptional regulator, which translates to MEKSPFSSVKNERLYEKIVHQLLQLIEEGKLQPGDRLPAERKLAEILGCSRTSLREACRVLESEGVIISKPGGGRFIQRVDQKLTVKYQFNTVDMIEKTAIIYFLEAREALEPKIAELASKRATPENIAKLEKVMEKMEEKLKHPKDHVEADSSFHLALAEATQNFVFVSMMESNLNMIRQVRKQTLNNESRYLASLREHRAILDAIKRRDSQEAINACLVHLNHIRQHVLGESK; encoded by the coding sequence ATGGAAAAATCACCTTTTTCTTCTGTAAAAAATGAAAGGCTTTATGAAAAGATTGTTCATCAACTGTTGCAGTTAATAGAGGAAGGGAAGTTACAACCAGGTGATCGACTTCCTGCTGAACGAAAGCTTGCTGAGATTCTTGGTTGCAGCAGAACATCATTAAGAGAAGCATGCAGGGTTTTGGAGTCAGAAGGAGTTATTATTTCAAAACCAGGTGGTGGAAGGTTTATTCAGAGAGTAGACCAAAAGCTGACGGTGAAATATCAATTTAATACAGTTGATATGATTGAGAAAACAGCCATTATTTACTTTTTAGAAGCGAGAGAAGCGCTTGAGCCTAAAATTGCTGAACTTGCTTCCAAAAGAGCAACTCCGGAGAACATTGCCAAACTTGAAAAGGTAATGGAGAAGATGGAAGAAAAATTAAAGCATCCGAAAGACCATGTCGAAGCTGATAGTAGTTTTCACTTAGCTTTAGCAGAGGCAACTCAAAACTTTGTTTTTGTATCAATGATGGAGTCAAATTTAAATATGATTAGACAAGTTAGGAAACAAACGTTAAATAATGAATCTCGTTATCTAGCATCTTTAAGGGAGCATCGAGCTATTTTAGATGCAATTAAAAGAAGAGATTCACAAGAGGCAATCAACGCTTGTTTAGTTCACTTAAATCACATTAGGCAACATGTATTAGGAGAGAGTAAATAA
- the aroD gene encoding type I 3-dehydroquinate dehydratase codes for MSGAIESRKAVKVRGIELGDGNAQICIPLVGTNKTEIIKELEVSLQKKPDLVEWRADFFEDLHDTKKMIEALSTIRSYVNDLPILFTIRSTKEGGNPIPLSEEKKLELIVNLCATGNLDIVDYELVNKKEDIHFVREQTNKYNVRLILSYHNFERTPEATVLMDKCIAAKENSADLVKLAVMSQSLDDVMLLMQVTQEAAKSTTLPLVTISMGKYGAITRMFGFVFGSTITFGVGQNSSAPGQIPVDDLRQVINIIKRATN; via the coding sequence ATGAGCGGAGCAATAGAAAGTCGGAAAGCAGTAAAGGTAAGAGGGATTGAGCTAGGTGATGGGAATGCGCAGATCTGTATTCCATTAGTTGGAACAAATAAAACGGAAATAATAAAAGAATTAGAAGTTTCATTACAGAAGAAACCAGATTTAGTAGAATGGCGTGCCGATTTTTTTGAAGATTTACATGATACAAAAAAAATGATAGAAGCACTATCAACTATTCGATCATACGTTAACGATCTTCCCATTTTATTTACTATACGTTCTACAAAAGAAGGTGGAAATCCAATCCCACTTTCAGAAGAAAAGAAATTAGAACTTATCGTAAATCTATGTGCGACTGGTAACCTAGATATCGTTGACTATGAGTTAGTTAATAAGAAAGAGGACATTCATTTTGTTAGGGAACAAACGAATAAATACAATGTACGATTAATTTTATCTTATCATAATTTTGAACGTACACCCGAAGCTACGGTTTTAATGGATAAATGTATTGCTGCAAAAGAAAATAGTGCTGATCTCGTTAAGCTTGCCGTCATGTCTCAAAGTCTAGATGATGTCATGTTGCTTATGCAAGTAACACAAGAAGCTGCAAAATCAACTACCCTTCCTTTAGTTACGATTTCTATGGGGAAATACGGGGCGATTACGAGGATGTTTGGCTTTGTGTTTGGCTCTACTATTACATTTGGAGTAGGACAAAACAGTTCAGCTCCAGGTCAAATTCCAGTTGATGATTTAAGACAGGTAATTAATATTATTAAGAGGGCAACAAACTAA
- a CDS encoding thiamine pyrophosphate-binding protein, which produces MKKLVSHLLVKYLEDRGVEHIFGLCGHTNIAVLTELEKSSIRFVNVRHEQIASTAADGYARVKNKASVVLSHVGPGLTNAATGVANAALDSIPMVVIAGDIPSHYYGKHPHQEINLHSDAAQVDVYKPFVKRAWRVERPEHIAEILEKAFQLAESGNPGPVLVSVPMDIFSKEVEESTFERVKHHTKKLEKPSIDDVTAKKVVETLVEARNPIIYVGGGVVLANATAELKELVDHLRIPVAHSLMGKGVLPDDHPLTLGMTGFWGTKFINEKTRTADWILGLGTRFAEADSSSWEPEYTFDIPNTKLIHIDIDASEIGRNYPAEMGIVADLKQTLKVINRVAKELYPEGFKNEAVENEIAKQRAEFKENNRQFETDSAFPMQPQRILSELREVLPRDAYITTDVGWNKNGVGQQFPIYTPGSVLTPGGFATMGFGAPAALGAKIAKPDKVVLSLVGDGGFGQNPALLATAKEENIPVIWVIMNNYAFGTIAGLQKAHFGTTLGTLFEIDGESYSPDYAAIAKAYGIEGIKVNSAEEFKPALEKAISLNKPVVIDVPMINNPTPTAGHWNIMDIYSPGKKVHHVTT; this is translated from the coding sequence ATGAAAAAGTTAGTCTCACATTTACTAGTGAAATACCTTGAAGATCGTGGTGTTGAACACATCTTTGGTCTATGTGGACATACCAATATAGCTGTATTAACAGAGCTAGAAAAAAGTTCCATTCGTTTTGTGAATGTAAGGCATGAGCAAATTGCCTCAACGGCAGCAGACGGTTATGCACGCGTTAAAAATAAAGCTTCTGTTGTTTTAAGTCACGTTGGACCAGGATTGACAAATGCGGCAACGGGTGTGGCAAACGCAGCATTAGATTCGATTCCAATGGTTGTAATTGCAGGAGATATTCCTAGTCATTATTATGGTAAGCACCCTCACCAAGAAATTAACTTACATTCGGATGCTGCTCAAGTAGATGTATACAAACCTTTTGTTAAGCGTGCTTGGCGGGTAGAGAGACCAGAACATATAGCAGAAATACTCGAAAAAGCATTCCAACTTGCAGAAAGTGGAAACCCAGGACCAGTACTTGTTTCTGTTCCGATGGATATATTTTCAAAAGAAGTAGAGGAAAGTACATTTGAAAGAGTAAAGCATCACACTAAGAAACTAGAAAAACCATCGATCGATGATGTAACAGCGAAAAAAGTAGTTGAAACATTAGTCGAGGCTAGAAATCCTATTATTTATGTAGGGGGCGGTGTAGTTCTCGCAAACGCTACTGCCGAGTTAAAGGAGTTAGTGGACCATTTACGTATTCCAGTTGCTCATTCCCTAATGGGTAAAGGTGTTCTTCCAGATGATCATCCCCTTACACTTGGAATGACAGGATTCTGGGGAACAAAATTTATTAATGAAAAGACAAGAACTGCTGATTGGATTCTTGGTTTAGGAACTCGCTTTGCAGAAGCAGACAGTAGTTCATGGGAACCAGAATATACATTTGATATTCCAAATACGAAATTGATCCATATTGACATCGATGCTAGTGAAATTGGTAGAAACTATCCAGCAGAAATGGGTATTGTTGCAGATTTGAAACAAACACTTAAAGTGATTAACAGAGTAGCAAAAGAACTATACCCTGAAGGTTTTAAAAATGAAGCAGTTGAAAATGAAATTGCCAAACAACGAGCAGAATTTAAGGAAAACAACCGTCAATTTGAAACAGACAGTGCCTTTCCTATGCAACCGCAACGCATTTTAAGTGAATTGCGCGAAGTTTTACCTAGAGATGCATACATTACAACAGATGTAGGGTGGAACAAAAATGGAGTAGGTCAGCAATTTCCAATTTACACTCCTGGTTCCGTTTTAACACCAGGCGGTTTCGCAACTATGGGATTTGGTGCGCCTGCTGCACTTGGAGCAAAGATTGCTAAACCTGACAAAGTTGTCCTATCATTAGTTGGAGATGGTGGGTTTGGCCAAAATCCTGCTTTACTAGCAACGGCTAAAGAAGAAAACATTCCTGTTATTTGGGTCATTATGAATAACTATGCTTTCGGAACGATAGCTGGTTTACAAAAAGCACACTTCGGCACAACACTTGGTACGCTATTTGAAATTGATGGTGAAAGTTATTCTCCTGATTATGCTGCAATTGCAAAAGCATACGGTATTGAAGGCATTAAGGTTAATTCTGCTGAAGAATTCAAACCGGCATTGGAAAAGGCAATTTCACTAAATAAGCCAGTCGTTATTGACGTACCAATGATTAACAACCCGACACCGACAGCAGGACATTGGAATATTATGGACATTTATTCTCCAGGCAAGAAAGTTCACCATGTAACAACTTGA
- a CDS encoding zinc-dependent alcohol dehydrogenase, whose amino-acid sequence MLGLYLNKPSELELREFSSVSSLKDDEVKIKLIHAGICGSDIGVFKGKIPHATYPVRPGHELIGTVIEAGKLANYEVGKRVVVGPNTFCDECEYCRKGKKNICINKGSLGVNMDGGFAEEFVISSKFVMPIPEELSDIKAVLIEPFSVIVHALEKVNISKGSSVAIIGCGTEGMLAISLAHYLGANITAIDINKEKLAKAQNSFSGLKAVLPEEIEADSFEIVIEAAGVGASVIQAVDIVKPGGDVVLVGMPQEVKLPIVRVVRKEITIHGSIIYNFPNDFQKSAQFLAQESFNVEPVISKVLPFKEYAQAYEDAVSGKYGKIILDFKEEV is encoded by the coding sequence ATGTTAGGGTTGTATTTAAATAAACCTAGTGAATTAGAATTAAGGGAATTTTCATCTGTCTCGTCACTAAAAGATGATGAAGTGAAAATAAAATTGATTCACGCCGGTATTTGTGGATCGGATATTGGCGTCTTCAAAGGAAAGATTCCACATGCAACATACCCTGTACGTCCGGGCCATGAATTAATTGGCACGGTAATTGAAGCGGGGAAACTGGCAAATTATGAAGTTGGTAAAAGAGTTGTCGTTGGACCTAACACCTTTTGTGACGAGTGTGAGTATTGCCGTAAAGGCAAGAAGAACATTTGTATAAATAAAGGATCTCTAGGTGTGAATATGGATGGAGGTTTTGCAGAAGAGTTTGTCATTTCTTCAAAATTTGTGATGCCGATTCCTGAAGAATTATCAGATATAAAAGCCGTATTAATAGAACCTTTTTCAGTAATTGTTCATGCATTAGAGAAAGTCAATATTAGTAAAGGTTCATCAGTAGCAATTATCGGCTGTGGAACGGAGGGAATGTTAGCTATCTCGTTAGCTCATTACTTAGGAGCCAATATAACAGCTATTGATATTAATAAAGAAAAACTAGCAAAAGCGCAGAATAGTTTTTCTGGTTTGAAGGCTGTACTACCTGAAGAAATTGAAGCTGATTCTTTTGAAATTGTTATAGAAGCTGCTGGGGTTGGCGCATCTGTCATTCAAGCGGTTGATATTGTAAAGCCTGGTGGAGATGTTGTACTTGTTGGAATGCCACAAGAAGTCAAACTACCAATCGTACGAGTTGTGCGAAAAGAAATTACCATTCATGGGTCAATCATTTATAATTTTCCGAACGACTTTCAAAAGAGTGCTCAATTTTTAGCACAAGAAAGCTTCAATGTAGAACCTGTTATCTCTAAAGTTTTGCCTTTTAAAGAGTATGCACAAGCTTATGAAGATGCTGTATCAGGTAAATACGGCAAAATAATTTTGGATTTCAAGGAGGAAGTGTAA
- a CDS encoding aldehyde dehydrogenase family protein, producing MTILEAKPFINGKWISSDREVLEVTSPYSGEVIGKQYLATSDDVEEALAATFAAKKDIAKITSYNRAKILKKAAALLEQEKERFAKLISLELGKPLKNTLDEVARSIETLELSGEEAKRLTGETLPGDVSERGSQAIATTFRVPVGVVAAITPFNAPLNLVCHKVGPSFAAGNSTILKPAPQTALIATELLKLLLEAGLPENAVNMVLGGIETGQQIVKDDRVNIISFTGGTVASKNICEIAGMKKVLLELGGNASTIVHEDADLKRAADICAKTGFSNSGQSCISVQRVYVHKSVVEEFAELLKTEIEKLKVGDPLLPDTDVGTLVHEGAAERIEQWINEAVQEGATLVTGGKRNGASVQPTLLLNPAKTSNVVCQEVFGPIVGIIPYETIEEAIEETNNSEFGLQAGIFTNKMDVAYQVAHALEVGGVVINGSSNFRLDHWPYGGVKNSGIGREGPRYAIEDMTETKMIVLRIPE from the coding sequence ATGACTATTTTAGAAGCAAAGCCCTTTATTAATGGCAAATGGATCTCTTCTGATCGAGAAGTGTTAGAAGTTACTAGTCCATACTCTGGTGAAGTAATTGGCAAGCAATATTTAGCGACAAGTGACGATGTAGAGGAAGCTTTAGCAGCAACTTTCGCTGCTAAAAAAGATATCGCTAAAATAACTTCATATAATAGAGCGAAAATATTAAAAAAGGCTGCTGCATTATTAGAACAAGAGAAAGAAAGGTTTGCTAAGTTAATTTCATTAGAACTAGGAAAACCTCTAAAAAATACATTAGATGAAGTAGCACGTTCAATTGAAACGCTTGAATTATCTGGAGAAGAAGCAAAGCGTTTAACGGGTGAAACTTTACCAGGGGATGTATCTGAGAGAGGATCTCAAGCGATTGCGACAACTTTCCGAGTACCAGTAGGGGTTGTTGCAGCTATTACACCTTTTAATGCACCTTTGAATCTCGTATGTCATAAAGTAGGCCCTTCTTTTGCAGCTGGGAACAGCACGATTCTAAAACCAGCGCCACAAACTGCATTGATCGCTACTGAATTACTTAAACTTTTATTAGAAGCTGGTTTACCAGAGAATGCTGTTAACATGGTACTTGGCGGAATAGAAACAGGTCAACAAATTGTTAAAGATGATCGAGTTAACATTATTTCTTTTACCGGCGGCACGGTTGCTAGCAAGAATATTTGTGAGATTGCTGGAATGAAAAAAGTTCTACTTGAACTAGGAGGAAATGCTTCAACAATTGTTCATGAGGATGCAGATCTTAAGAGAGCAGCAGATATTTGTGCTAAAACAGGATTCAGTAATTCAGGGCAAAGCTGTATTTCTGTTCAACGAGTTTATGTTCACAAATCAGTTGTAGAAGAATTTGCAGAGCTGCTAAAAACAGAAATTGAAAAGTTGAAAGTCGGAGATCCACTTTTACCTGATACAGATGTTGGTACTTTAGTTCATGAAGGTGCGGCTGAGAGAATTGAGCAGTGGATTAACGAAGCCGTTCAAGAAGGTGCAACATTAGTTACAGGCGGGAAACGAAATGGCGCATCTGTTCAACCAACATTGCTACTAAACCCAGCAAAAACAAGTAATGTGGTATGTCAGGAAGTGTTCGGACCGATTGTTGGAATTATTCCTTATGAAACAATAGAAGAAGCAATAGAGGAAACAAATAACTCAGAATTTGGTCTTCAAGCAGGAATTTTCACAAACAAAATGGATGTTGCCTATCAAGTAGCTCATGCTCTTGAAGTTGGTGGTGTTGTTATAAATGGCTCGTCTAACTTTAGATTAGATCATTGGCCGTATGGTGGCGTGAAAAACAGTGGGATCGGTAGAGAAGGCCCTAGGTACGCTATTGAAGATATGACAGAAACAAAAATGATCGTATTAAGAATTCCGGAATGA
- a CDS encoding shikimate kinase has translation MTNIIQSPREKSIVFIGFMGVGKTTIGKLVAQKLYRSFIDIDQEIEKEYGMPIPEIFQTIGEKAFREKEKETISRFCQQKLKVISLGGGAFLQEEIREMCLSNCIVFALDISWDRWKERLNIIIDNRPVLKGRSIDEIEELFYSRQEIYSNHNSKLVTDDLDVEEVADYITESLKLAWDLYE, from the coding sequence ATGACAAATATCATTCAATCACCACGTGAAAAAAGTATTGTTTTTATTGGGTTTATGGGTGTTGGGAAAACCACAATAGGAAAGCTGGTCGCACAAAAGCTGTACAGATCGTTTATTGACATCGATCAAGAAATTGAAAAAGAATATGGAATGCCCATCCCCGAGATCTTTCAAACTATTGGCGAGAAGGCATTTCGTGAAAAAGAAAAGGAAACAATTTCGCGTTTCTGCCAACAAAAACTAAAAGTCATTTCTCTTGGCGGCGGAGCCTTTTTACAAGAGGAAATACGCGAAATGTGCTTATCAAACTGCATTGTGTTCGCCTTAGATATTTCATGGGATAGATGGAAAGAACGCTTAAACATTATTATTGATAACCGTCCCGTTTTAAAGGGTCGATCCATCGATGAAATTGAGGAACTTTTCTACAGCCGCCAGGAAATTTATTCTAATCATAATTCTAAGTTAGTGACAGACGATTTAGATGTCGAAGAAGTTGCGGACTACATTACAGAGTCTTTGAAGTTAGCATGGGACCTTTATGAGTAA
- a CDS encoding TRAP transporter small permease yields MKTFKWLEKHFEEIFLVIFTVIMVTAIFVQVVMRYVLGSSLAWSEELARYCFIWLVYLGISYGVKKQRHIKVDIILLFLKDRWKIVVNILANVIFLSFAIFVVVYGYDIAKTVLTYGQKSPALQIPMGLVYLATPVGMGVTALRLIQQIVRQVRTLINNEEFDVKTEQEMILENSQLANDKEKKE; encoded by the coding sequence ATGAAAACATTTAAGTGGCTGGAAAAACATTTTGAGGAGATCTTCTTAGTCATTTTTACAGTGATAATGGTAACAGCGATATTTGTCCAAGTTGTTATGCGATATGTATTAGGTTCATCTTTGGCTTGGTCTGAAGAATTAGCTCGATACTGTTTTATTTGGTTAGTATACTTAGGGATTAGTTATGGTGTGAAAAAACAAAGGCATATCAAAGTTGATATTATCCTTCTGTTTTTAAAAGATAGATGGAAAATAGTTGTTAATATTTTGGCTAACGTAATCTTCTTATCTTTTGCTATCTTTGTAGTCGTATACGGATACGACATTGCAAAAACTGTACTGACGTATGGCCAAAAATCACCAGCTCTTCAAATCCCTATGGGACTCGTTTATTTAGCAACACCTGTTGGTATGGGAGTTACGGCATTACGTTTAATACAACAAATTGTTAGACAAGTTCGCACGCTAATCAATAATGAAGAATTTGATGTGAAAACGGAACAAGAAATGATTCTCGAAAATAGTCAACTTGCCAATGATAAAGAGAAGAAAGAATAG
- a CDS encoding DctP family TRAP transporter solute-binding subunit, whose product MNKLLTALLFICLLMLTACGAQDADSKGTKTMKLAVVTPEERSLTQGLYKFQEIVEAETEGSIKIQIYPNGQLGGDREVLEGLQIGTIEGTTISTGPIAQFAPRFSMFDLPFLFPTADIAYDVLDGTIGTELLEDLPDQGIVGLNYWENGFRHVTNNVKEITSIDDLRGLKLRTLENELHIDMWRQLGTNPTPMAFTELFAGLQQGVVDGQENPVGNVTTSRFYEVQNYLTKTNHVYNASVFMISKGFWNTLSEEEQLIISEAADEARDYQRKLNQKEDKEAFVFLEKSGMTISEFSVEELQKGFKLVQPVYEKYSTRIGEELLSELLEAVQ is encoded by the coding sequence ATGAATAAGTTACTAACTGCTCTGTTATTTATATGTCTGTTAATGTTAACAGCATGCGGTGCACAAGATGCGGATTCTAAAGGTACAAAAACAATGAAACTTGCTGTTGTTACACCTGAAGAACGATCTTTAACTCAAGGATTGTATAAGTTTCAAGAAATTGTTGAAGCGGAAACGGAAGGATCTATTAAAATACAAATCTACCCTAACGGACAACTAGGAGGCGATCGAGAAGTCTTGGAAGGTCTGCAGATAGGGACAATTGAAGGAACGACGATCTCAACGGGGCCTATTGCACAATTTGCACCAAGATTTTCTATGTTTGATCTACCTTTTTTATTTCCAACAGCTGATATTGCTTATGATGTACTGGATGGGACAATAGGGACAGAACTCCTTGAAGATTTACCCGACCAAGGGATAGTTGGGTTAAACTACTGGGAAAATGGTTTTCGACATGTTACCAATAATGTTAAAGAGATAACAAGCATCGATGATTTACGTGGGTTAAAACTAAGAACATTAGAAAATGAACTACATATTGATATGTGGCGTCAACTGGGCACAAACCCAACACCAATGGCATTTACAGAACTTTTTGCTGGATTGCAACAAGGTGTTGTAGATGGGCAAGAAAATCCAGTAGGAAACGTAACGACTTCTAGGTTTTATGAAGTACAAAATTACTTAACAAAAACGAATCATGTTTACAATGCGAGTGTTTTTATGATTAGTAAAGGTTTTTGGAATACTCTATCGGAGGAAGAGCAATTGATTATCTCAGAGGCTGCTGATGAAGCGAGAGATTATCAAAGGAAATTAAATCAAAAAGAAGATAAAGAAGCGTTTGTTTTCTTAGAGAAAAGCGGCATGACGATATCAGAATTTTCTGTTGAAGAATTGCAAAAAGGGTTTAAATTGGTTCAACCAGTATATGAGAAATATTCTACTAGAATTGGAGAAGAGCTGTTAAGTGAATTGCTAGAAGCAGTACAATAA
- a CDS encoding HPr family phosphocarrier protein: protein MEKASKQIIVNISEEQTITELSQLVQPFASEIFLKKLVNGNIIEVNLKSLLGLITLQLKNNDRITVRTVGEDCHEALNKVVAFLT from the coding sequence ATGGAGAAAGCGTCTAAACAGATCATTGTAAACATTTCAGAAGAGCAAACCATAACAGAATTAAGTCAATTAGTTCAACCGTTTGCATCTGAAATTTTCTTAAAGAAACTAGTTAATGGGAACATAATAGAGGTTAATCTAAAAAGCTTATTAGGTTTAATTACATTGCAACTAAAAAACAATGATCGCATAACTGTGCGAACAGTTGGTGAAGATTGTCATGAAGCGTTAAATAAAGTAGTAGCATTTTTAACTTAG